From Thermoleophilum album:
GAGCGCTGGCGCTGACTGAGCGCTCGCGTTGACACGCGGTTTCGCTGCACCGGCGCCGCCACCTTCCCCGCCGCGGTCGGTGCGCTCCGCTGCCGGCGCCGCTGCCGCGACGTCTACCCGCGCGTCCACCATTAGCGCTGTGCTCGGCCAGCGACCGCACTTCGAATCCCTTCCGGCGCCCGCGCAGCTGCGCTCGGGGCCGTGGCCCTCGGTGCTCGCGCGCGCGGTTCGTGCACCCGGTTTGCGGCGAGAAGCGCTCGCAGCGCTCGGGATCGAGACGGTCCGCGACCTGCTCGAACACCTGCCCCACGCGCACCGCGCGCCCGGAGAAGTGCGCGCGATCGCCTCGCTCGCGGTCGGGGAGCGAGCGGTCGTGGTGGGGGTGGTCGAGTCCGTCGAGGTTCGCGACGGCCGTCCCCCCGCTTCCCGGTGGGGGGCCGAAGCGCAGAGGCGACGAAGCCCGCGCCGCATCGAGGCGCGGCTAAGCGACGGCAGCGGCGCCCTCGTCGCTGTGTGGTTCAACCAGCTCTGGTTGCGCGAGCGGCTGCGCCCTGGACAGGTGCTGCGGCTCGAGGGCGTGATGCGCCGCCGCGGGCACTTCTGGGTGCGGGAGCACGAGTGGCTCGAAGAGAGCGGGGGAGGGGTGTGGCCGGTGGGGGTGCAGGAGACGTCGGCGGCGACACCCGCCTCGCCGGCGACGTCCGCCCCGGCGGACGGGCGCGACGACGCGCTCGTACCCGTGCACCCGGCCGGCAGCGGCGTCAGCGCCCGCCGGCTGCGCAAGCTCGTCGAGCGGGCATGCCCGGCGGCGCTCGCCGAGCCCGATCCGCTGCCGCCGCGGCTGCGTGCGCGCGAGCGGCTGCCCGATCGCGCGGCGGCGCTGGTGTCGGTGCACTTCCCGCGCTCCCCTGACGAGGCCGAGCGCGCCCGCGCCCGGCTCGCTTTCGAGGAGCTTTTGTTGCTGCAGCTAGCGCTCGGGCGACGCCGGCGGGCGCGCCGCGAGCGCGCGCGGGCGCCGCGCCTGCAGCCGCCGACCGACGCCGTCGAGAACTGGCTGCGCTCGCTCCCGTTCGCTCCCACCGGCGACCAGCAGCGCGCGATCGCGACGGTCCGTGCCGAACTCGCCAGCGAAGTGCCGATGAACCGCTTGCTGATGGGCGAGGTCGGTTCCGGCAAAACGCTCGTCGCGGCGGCCGCCCTGCTGCACACCGCGGCCGCGGGCTACCAGGCTGTGCTGATGGCGCCAACAGAGACGCTCGCCGAACAACACCACCGAACCCTCGACCGGCTGCTCGGCGGTCACTTGCCGCTGTCGCTGCTCACCGCCAGCATCGGCCGACGCGCGCGCGAGCGTGTGCTGCGCCAGCTTGCCACCGGCGAACTCCTGCTCGTCGTCGGCACGCACGCACTGATCGAGCCGACGGTGACGTTTCGCCGGCTCGGGCTCGCGGTGATCGACGAGCAGCACCGCTTCGGTGTGCGCCAGCGTGCCACCCTGGAAACCAAAGGTCCCGATGGCCGTGTGCCGCACGTCCTGCACATGACCGCGACACCGATCCCGCGCACTTTGGCGCTCACCGCCTACGGCGATCTCGATGTCACCGTGCTGCGCGAGCTGCCGAGGGGCCGCCAGCCGGTCGAGACGCTCGTGCTGGCTGGCGAGCGCGGGAGACGCGAGGCGCTCGCCCGCGTCCGCGCCGAGGTGGCGCGTGGCCACCAAGCGTTCATCGTCTGTCCCCTGGTCGAGGAGTCCGAGGCGCTCGCGGTGCGCGCAGCGACCGCCGAGTTCGAACGACTCGCCGGCGGCGAGCTGAGCGGGTTGCGTCTCGGACTGGTGCACGGCCAACTTCCCGCCGCCGAGCGCCAACGCACGATGGGCGCGTTCGCTCGCGGCGAACTCGACGTGCTGGTGGCGACGAGCGTGATCGAGGTCGGCATCGACGTCCCGAACGCCACGGTGATGGTGGTAGAGGCGGCCGAGCGCTGGGGGATCGCGCAGCTGCACCAGCTGCGCGGCCGGGTCGGCCGCGGCGCGGCACCAGGGGTCTGCATCCTGCTCGGCGATCCGCAGCGCCCGCGTCTGCGCGCGCTCGCCGAGCACGCCGACGGCTTCCGGCTCGCCGAGATCGATCTCGTGCTGCGCGGCGCCGGCGATGTGCTTGGCACCCGCCAACACGGGCTGCCCGAGCTGCGTTTCGCGCGCCTGCCGGGCGACAGCCACCTGCTCGAGCGTGCGCGGGCGATCGCCGCCGACATGCTCGCTCGCGACCCGGACCTCGCCGCGCCCGAACACGTGCTGCTGGCGACAGCGACCGCCGAGCGCTTCGGGACGCTCGACCGACCGATCCCCGCCTAGCGCCGCCCTGCGTTATGGCGCAGCTGCGAGTGATCGCGGGAGAGTTCGGCGGGCGCCGCTTACGCATGCCTGCCGGCGCGGCGCGACCTACACAGGAGCGTGTGCGCGAGGCGCTGTTCTCGATCCTCGGACCGATCGAAGGAGCGCGCGTGCTCGATCTTTTCGCCGGCAGCGGCGCGCTCGCGATCGAGGCGCTGTCGCGCGGCGCGGCCCGTGCGGTGCTCGTCGAGCGCGACGCGCGCGCCGCCGCGGCGATCGCCGACAACGTGCGCGAGCTCGGGCTTGGGGCCCGCGCACGCCTCTTTCGGGGCGACGCCGTCCGCTACCTGGGTTCGTCGCGGGCCGCACGCGACGCACCGTTCGACATCGTGTTCGTCGACCCGCCATATGATTCCGCCGTCCGTATCGCACCACTGCTTGCGCAGCGGCTGCCGCCGCTGCTCAGCGAGAACGCAGTGATCGTCACCGAATCGCACACCAAGGCACCGCTCTTGCTGCCGTT
This genomic window contains:
- the recG gene encoding ATP-dependent DNA helicase RecG; this encodes MLGQRPHFESLPAPAQLRSGPWPSVLARAVRAPGLRREALAALGIETVRDLLEHLPHAHRAPGEVRAIASLAVGERAVVVGVVESVEVRDGRPPASRWGAEAQRRRSPRRIEARLSDGSGALVAVWFNQLWLRERLRPGQVLRLEGVMRRRGHFWVREHEWLEESGGGVWPVGVQETSAATPASPATSAPADGRDDALVPVHPAGSGVSARRLRKLVERACPAALAEPDPLPPRLRARERLPDRAAALVSVHFPRSPDEAERARARLAFEELLLLQLALGRRRRARRERARAPRLQPPTDAVENWLRSLPFAPTGDQQRAIATVRAELASEVPMNRLLMGEVGSGKTLVAAAALLHTAAAGYQAVLMAPTETLAEQHHRTLDRLLGGHLPLSLLTASIGRRARERVLRQLATGELLLVVGTHALIEPTVTFRRLGLAVIDEQHRFGVRQRATLETKGPDGRVPHVLHMTATPIPRTLALTAYGDLDVTVLRELPRGRQPVETLVLAGERGRREALARVRAEVARGHQAFIVCPLVEESEALAVRAATAEFERLAGGELSGLRLGLVHGQLPAAERQRTMGAFARGELDVLVATSVIEVGIDVPNATVMVVEAAERWGIAQLHQLRGRVGRGAAPGVCILLGDPQRPRLRALAEHADGFRLAEIDLVLRGAGDVLGTRQHGLPELRFARLPGDSHLLERARAIAADMLARDPDLAAPEHVLLATATAERFGTLDRPIPA
- the rsmD gene encoding 16S rRNA (guanine(966)-N(2))-methyltransferase RsmD codes for the protein MAQLRVIAGEFGGRRLRMPAGAARPTQERVREALFSILGPIEGARVLDLFAGSGALAIEALSRGAARAVLVERDARAAAAIADNVRELGLGARARLFRGDAVRYLGSSRAARDAPFDIVFVDPPYDSAVRIAPLLAQRLPPLLSENAVIVTESHTKAPLLLPFTLLRERRYGETRLALYSGTSGTVRADGDASEEDA